The Streptomyces sp. NBC_01197 genome window below encodes:
- a CDS encoding bifunctional methylenetetrahydrofolate dehydrogenase/methenyltetrahydrofolate cyclohydrolase codes for MTAQILDGKATAAAIKSDLTVRVAALKEKGVAPGLGTLLVGDDPGSRWYVNGKHRDCAEVGIGSIQRELPDTATQEDIEAVVRELNENPECTGYIVQLPLPKGIDTNRVLGLMDPAKDADGLHPTSLGKLVLNEEGPLPCTPYGIIQLLRHHGVEINGAHVVVVGRGITVGRSIPLLLTRKSENATVTQCHTGTRDLPALLKQADIIVSAAGVRHIINPEDVKPGAAVLDVGVSRDENGKIAGDVHPGVAEVAGWVSPNPGGVGPMTRAQLLVNVVEAAERSVG; via the coding sequence ATGACAGCCCAGATTCTCGATGGCAAGGCCACCGCGGCCGCGATCAAGTCCGATCTGACCGTCCGCGTGGCGGCCCTCAAGGAGAAGGGTGTGGCCCCCGGTCTCGGCACCCTGCTCGTCGGTGACGACCCCGGCAGCCGGTGGTACGTCAACGGCAAGCACCGCGACTGCGCCGAGGTCGGTATCGGGTCCATCCAGCGCGAACTCCCCGACACCGCAACGCAGGAGGACATCGAGGCGGTCGTCCGGGAACTCAACGAGAACCCCGAGTGCACCGGATACATCGTGCAGTTGCCGCTCCCCAAGGGCATCGACACCAACCGCGTCCTGGGGCTGATGGATCCGGCCAAGGACGCCGACGGGCTGCACCCGACCAGCCTCGGCAAGCTGGTGCTGAACGAGGAGGGGCCGCTGCCCTGCACCCCGTACGGCATCATCCAGCTGCTCCGCCACCACGGTGTGGAGATCAACGGGGCACATGTCGTGGTCGTCGGCCGCGGTATCACCGTCGGCCGCTCGATCCCGCTGCTGCTGACCCGGAAGTCCGAGAACGCGACCGTGACCCAGTGCCACACCGGCACCCGTGACCTTCCCGCGCTGCTCAAGCAGGCGGACATCATCGTTTCCGCGGCCGGTGTCCGGCACATCATCAACCCCGAGGACGTCAAGCCGGGGGCCGCTGTCCTCGACGTCGGCGTCAGCCGGGATGAGAACGGCAAGATCGCCGGAGATGTGCACCCCGGCGTCGCGGAGGTGGCCGGCTGGGTCTCCCCGAATCCGGGCGGTGTGGGCCCGATGACCCGCGCGCAGCTGCTGGTGAACGTCGTGGAGGCGGCTGAGCG